A stretch of Candidatus Acidulodesulfobacterium acidiphilum DNA encodes these proteins:
- the bioD gene encoding dethiobiotin synthase, with protein sequence MAEKIFFITGIDTGIGKTFCSSLLLSAIKEKGYDAGYMKPVETGVETGEDGLKKYIDGFYVKTYCDLKENLDIITPYTFRLPLSPYAALKKEGGELCIKEILFKFYELNKIHDYMLVEGAGGMLVPLKRGHFMIDIAKYLDAGVVLVTKAGLGMINQTLLSIEYALNKGIKMSGIIINNVLGEKDESVSSNKEILCEFTDVPIIGEIPFIPKEKRYGEIKVHKDFALKYIDLEKILL encoded by the coding sequence ATGGCTGAGAAAATATTTTTTATTACTGGAATCGATACCGGCATAGGTAAAACATTTTGCAGTTCCCTGCTGTTGTCGGCTATTAAGGAGAAAGGTTATGATGCCGGCTATATGAAGCCCGTCGAAACCGGCGTCGAAACCGGCGAAGACGGCTTAAAAAAATATATAGACGGTTTTTACGTTAAGACATACTGCGATTTAAAAGAAAATCTAGACATTATAACTCCGTATACTTTCCGGCTGCCTCTGTCGCCTTATGCGGCGCTTAAAAAAGAAGGCGGAGAATTATGTATTAAGGAAATCCTTTTTAAATTTTACGAACTTAATAAAATTCACGATTATATGCTGGTGGAAGGAGCAGGCGGAATGCTTGTTCCCTTAAAACGCGGTCATTTTATGATAGATATCGCAAAATATTTAGACGCAGGGGTTGTTTTAGTTACTAAAGCCGGTTTAGGAATGATAAACCAGACGCTTTTGAGTATAGAATATGCATTGAATAAAGGAATTAAAATGTCCGGCATAATTATAAACAATGTCTTAGGCGAAAAAGATGAAAGCGTATCCTCCAACAAAGAAATTTTATGCGAATTTACCGATGTTCCTATTATCGGCGAAATTCCATTTATTCCTAAAGAAAAACGATACGGAGAAATAAAAGTACACAAAGACTTTGCTTTAAAATATATAGACTTAGAAAAAATTTTATTATAA
- a CDS encoding diguanylate cyclase has protein sequence MDKRRYYYVIISLIFLQIISTAIVLIINFINISANNSSIILYTEPFIFILTLALFAIVIKFKKKIFDQDLENMALTDGLTGLYNRRYFDMFYENIFNQSSRYGIPLTLIMCDIDHFKKINDTYGHDKGDIVLKEISNILKSNTRKTDIASRFGGEEFILCLPSTEITSALDVARKIKQMVLNVKTKDIKKVTVSMGVTFYRTEFDSNPTGLLKRLDDLLYEAKKRGRNRIISEDHAGDIIEVEENPWLDE, from the coding sequence ATGGATAAGAGACGATATTATTATGTTATAATTTCGCTGATTTTTTTACAGATTATATCGACCGCTATAGTTTTAATTATTAATTTTATAAATATATCGGCTAATAATTCAAGCATTATTTTATATACAGAGCCGTTTATATTTATTTTAACCTTAGCCTTATTTGCAATTGTAATAAAGTTTAAGAAAAAAATATTCGATCAAGACCTCGAAAATATGGCTTTGACCGACGGGCTTACCGGTCTTTATAACAGAAGATATTTCGACATGTTTTATGAAAATATATTCAATCAAAGTTCAAGATACGGTATTCCGCTGACGTTAATTATGTGCGACATAGACCACTTTAAAAAAATAAACGATACATACGGACACGATAAAGGAGACATAGTTTTAAAAGAGATTTCAAATATATTAAAATCAAATACCAGAAAAACCGACATTGCGTCAAGATTTGGAGGGGAAGAGTTTATACTTTGCCTTCCTTCTACCGAAATAACGAGCGCATTGGACGTGGCGAGAAAAATTAAGCAGATGGTTTTAAACGTTAAAACAAAAGATATAAAAAAAGTAACCGTCAGTATGGGAGTTACTTTTTACAGAACAGAGTTTGATAGCAACCCGACAGGACTTTTGAAACGATTGGACGATCTTCTTTACGAAGCAAAAAAAAGAGGAAGGAACAGAATAATTTCCGAAGACCACGCCGGCGATATTATAGAAGTCGAAGAAAATCCCTGGTTAGACGAATAA
- a CDS encoding MotA/TolQ/ExbB proton channel family protein has product MFNQSELLTEFFLYPLILCSVIALAIIIERFYSLRKSKIFPEDFLANVEKSLKNGDIEKAKGMCMTAKTPIAKIYLSIIDNYKNPIDTVKLEVEESGKRAYLDLEKNLEGLSAITTISPLLGLLGTVVGMIKALSAVSYRNGIANPHLLALGISEALYSTAIGLIIAIVSFLFFKYFASKAFNFGAVMEDTASRVISFIKAE; this is encoded by the coding sequence ATGTTTAATCAAAGCGAACTGCTTACGGAATTTTTTTTATATCCTTTAATACTGTGTTCGGTTATTGCGCTTGCAATAATAATAGAACGTTTTTACAGCCTTAGGAAATCCAAAATTTTTCCTGAAGATTTTCTTGCCAATGTAGAGAAATCTCTAAAAAACGGGGACATAGAAAAGGCTAAAGGTATGTGCATGACGGCAAAAACGCCTATAGCCAAAATTTATCTTTCTATCATAGACAACTATAAAAATCCTATAGATACCGTTAAATTAGAGGTTGAGGAATCCGGCAAGAGGGCATACTTAGATCTTGAAAAAAATTTAGAAGGACTCAGCGCTATTACTACTATATCCCCTTTATTGGGACTGCTTGGAACCGTAGTAGGCATGATAAAGGCTCTCAGCGCCGTATCATACAGAAACGGCATAGCGAATCCGCATCTTCTTGCGCTAGGCATTTCGGAGGCATTGTATTCAACGGCTATCGGACTTATAATAGCCATAGTATCTTTTTTATTTTTTAAATATTTTGCTTCTAAAGCGTTTAACTTTGGAGCGGTTATGGAAGACACCGCATCAAGGGTTATATCTTTTATTAAAGCAGAGTGA
- the folK gene encoding 2-amino-4-hydroxy-6-hydroxymethyldihydropteridine diphosphokinase yields the protein MILADAKLDEEDFIVCLGLGSNVGDKESNLLKALDFIKNGAKVFSGISPKHKSPLSDVKISGVSSIYLTSPVGNENQPFFLNCAVILSIQAKSYNNIDDFSSFFHKLLSFLKNIEKIMGRKEYSVRYMPRVIDIDILFAYNVSSKKYIHIDLPDLKIPHKEIFKRLFVMFPLLDLINISNGFILKKPFDKESIKKALADLKKTDAGASQKISYYAKFDENLRGIAR from the coding sequence ATGATTTTAGCAGACGCTAAGCTTGACGAGGAAGATTTTATCGTATGTTTAGGATTAGGCAGTAATGTCGGCGATAAAGAGTCTAACTTATTAAAAGCATTGGATTTTATTAAAAACGGAGCAAAAGTTTTTAGCGGAATTAGCCCTAAGCATAAAAGTCCGCTGTCTGATGTAAAGATTTCAGGCGTTTCGTCCATATATCTAACCTCTCCGGTCGGAAACGAAAATCAGCCTTTCTTTTTAAACTGCGCTGTTATTCTTAGCATTCAGGCAAAATCGTATAATAATATAGACGACTTCTCAAGTTTTTTTCATAAACTGTTGTCGTTTCTTAAAAATATCGAAAAAATTATGGGCAGAAAAGAATATTCGGTAAGATATATGCCCCGTGTTATTGATATAGATATTCTTTTTGCTTATAATGTCAGTTCAAAAAAATATATTCATATAGATTTACCGGATTTAAAAATTCCTCACAAGGAGATTTTTAAGCGGCTGTTCGTCATGTTTCCCTTATTAGACCTTATAAATATTTCGAACGGTTTTATTTTAAAAAAGCCGTTCGATAAAGAAAGCATAAAAAAAGCCCTTGCAGATTTAAAAAAAACAGATGCAGGGGCTTCCCAGAAAATATCTTATTACGCCAAATTCGACGAAAATTTAAGAGGAATTGCACGCTAA
- a CDS encoding cytochrome c → MFSKMGKLITAAVVFAGVSSFAVSAFAASGPALFRSEGCIACHTIDGHGGQVGPNLSHIGSQRSLSWIKTQIVNPGAHFASGSTVTLNGKSYMAIMPNHKNMPASDVNTIAKYLESLK, encoded by the coding sequence ATGTTTTCAAAAATGGGTAAATTAATTACTGCCGCTGTAGTATTTGCAGGAGTATCGTCGTTTGCAGTTTCGGCTTTTGCTGCTTCCGGCCCTGCATTATTTAGATCTGAAGGATGTATAGCCTGTCATACCATCGACGGTCACGGCGGGCAAGTAGGTCCGAATCTTTCTCATATAGGTTCCCAGAGGAGCCTTTCATGGATTAAAACGCAGATAGTAAATCCCGGAGCGCATTTTGCTTCAGGAAGTACGGTTACTCTTAACGGAAAGTCCTATATGGCTATTATGCCGAATCACAAAAACATGCCGGCTTCAGATGTTAATACTATTGCAAAATATCTTGAGTCTTTAAAGTAA
- a CDS encoding LL-diaminopimelate aminotransferase, with protein MRLNQSDRLKQLPVYLFAEIDKLKSQVKARGVDIISFGIGDPDLPTPKAIVDVLKKESEIDANQKYPSYEGLLKFRESVSNWYKKRFNITLDPETEVLSLIGSKEGIGHLPLAFVNPGDVVLIPDPGYPVYRAGTIFAGGIPYIMPLKEENDFLPDFSIIPNDILKKAKLMFLNYPNNPTSASADRHFFNEVVKFAKTNEIIVAHDFAYSEVYTGEKGNDSFLEANGAKEIGIEFHSLSKTFNMTGFRIGFAAGNEEIIKGLGAVKTNLDSGVFQAIQLAGAYGLDNELKAVEDNNKIYKKRRELLVSGLEKLGYKVYKSDATFYVWAHVPKTGMTSKDFAVSLLNETGIIVTPGSGFGENGEGFVRFSLTISENRIKEALVRMGA; from the coding sequence ATGCGTCTTAATCAGTCCGATAGACTTAAACAATTGCCGGTGTATCTTTTTGCTGAAATAGATAAACTAAAGTCTCAAGTAAAAGCTAGGGGCGTCGATATTATAAGTTTTGGAATCGGAGACCCCGACCTGCCGACGCCGAAAGCAATAGTCGATGTTTTAAAGAAAGAAAGCGAAATAGACGCAAATCAAAAATATCCTTCATATGAAGGTCTTTTGAAATTTAGGGAATCGGTTTCGAACTGGTATAAAAAAAGATTTAATATTACGCTTGACCCGGAAACCGAAGTTCTGTCTTTAATAGGCTCAAAAGAAGGAATAGGACATTTACCTCTTGCTTTTGTTAATCCGGGCGACGTAGTTTTGATACCGGATCCTGGGTATCCAGTTTACAGGGCAGGCACTATTTTTGCCGGCGGCATCCCTTATATTATGCCGCTTAAAGAAGAAAACGATTTTTTGCCTGATTTTTCAATTATACCCAACGATATTTTAAAAAAAGCAAAACTTATGTTTCTTAATTATCCGAACAATCCTACTTCCGCATCGGCGGACAGACATTTTTTCAACGAGGTAGTAAAATTTGCAAAGACCAATGAAATTATAGTCGCGCATGATTTTGCGTATTCCGAAGTTTATACGGGCGAAAAGGGGAACGATTCCTTTCTTGAAGCAAACGGCGCAAAAGAAATAGGAATAGAGTTTCATTCGCTTTCTAAAACGTTTAATATGACTGGTTTCAGGATAGGGTTTGCGGCAGGAAACGAAGAAATAATAAAGGGACTCGGAGCCGTTAAAACAAATCTGGATTCCGGAGTATTCCAAGCCATTCAGCTTGCCGGAGCCTACGGATTAGACAACGAGCTTAAAGCAGTCGAGGATAATAATAAAATATATAAAAAAAGACGCGAACTTTTAGTGTCCGGTTTGGAAAAATTGGGTTATAAAGTGTATAAATCCGATGCAACGTTTTACGTTTGGGCGCATGTTCCTAAAACAGGCATGACTTCTAAGGATTTTGCCGTATCGCTCTTAAATGAAACGGGAATAATAGTTACGCCCGGTTCAGGTTTCGGCGAAAACGGCGAAGGTTTTGTGCGGTTTTCATTGACTATAAGCGAAAACCGTATAAAAGAAGCTTTAGTAAGAATGGGAGCATGA
- the speD gene encoding adenosylmethionine decarboxylase, which yields MNSLGTHLLLELKKCRKNILDDLEFVETAMLDAASEAKATIVEHKFHEFNPFGISGMVIIAESHLSIHTWPEYDYAAVDIFTCGDIIKPQEAAEFLVERFGSLEPQIMEIKRGLISIYNEELPHKVLCEEKLVAR from the coding sequence ATGAATTCATTAGGAACGCATTTGCTTTTAGAATTAAAAAAATGCAGAAAAAATATCTTAGACGATCTTGAGTTTGTAGAAACTGCAATGCTGGATGCGGCATCGGAAGCAAAAGCTACGATAGTCGAGCATAAATTTCATGAGTTTAATCCGTTCGGAATAAGCGGAATGGTTATTATTGCCGAATCTCATCTTTCTATTCATACATGGCCCGAATACGATTATGCGGCCGTAGATATTTTTACTTGCGGCGACATAATTAAACCTCAGGAGGCCGCAGAATTTTTAGTGGAAAGATTCGGTTCGTTAGAGCCGCAAATTATGGAAATAAAAAGAGGCCTTATATCTATTTACAACGAAGAACTTCCTCATAAAGTACTCTGCGAGGAGAAGCTCGTCGCTCGTTAG
- a CDS encoding c-type cytochrome, which translates to MKMKKVISSLLIASALTFSATTVFASTGSSLFSSEGCIACHTINGQGGSVGPDLSHVGSKRSLSWIKTQITNPSAHFAAGSSVTINGQSYTAIMPAHKHMSASKLNALASYLESLK; encoded by the coding sequence ATGAAAATGAAAAAAGTAATTTCGTCTTTATTAATTGCTTCTGCTTTAACTTTTAGCGCTACTACGGTTTTTGCTTCCACCGGTTCTTCGCTTTTCAGCTCGGAAGGATGCATAGCCTGCCACACTATTAACGGACAGGGCGGTTCGGTTGGACCGGACCTTTCACATGTCGGCAGCAAAAGAAGCCTTTCTTGGATTAAAACTCAGATTACAAACCCTTCCGCTCATTTTGCGGCGGGCAGTTCCGTAACTATAAACGGACAATCTTATACGGCTATTATGCCTGCGCATAAGCATATGTCGGCTTCAAAGCTTAACGCTCTTGCCAGTTATCTTGAATCATTGAAATAA
- a CDS encoding Lrp/AsnC family transcriptional regulator, giving the protein MELELTDRKILNILQSDFPIAKHPFLEIANITGIKEDEAIDRILRMKSGKIIRQISAIFDSHNIGYKSTLAAFKVADKSADSAAEIINSHSGVSHNYLRNHKYNIWFTITLPSEYSLEQEIKKLSEKSGAEDYLILPTLKLYKIGVNFDMTGADDASSFRFFSHEDFKKDSEIKISEFEKACIRELQKDIEITHEPFKNMSDVLGISQEKLLETVKNFISERKMRRFACVLYHQKAGFSYNLMGIWKTNNEEADKNGKIMSSVKEVSHCYLRPVYPGRWEYNIFTMIHAKSKEEAWNIMDKISSLTGLMDFGALESTKEFKKVRVKYYV; this is encoded by the coding sequence ATGGAACTTGAACTTACAGACAGAAAAATATTAAATATTCTTCAGTCCGATTTTCCTATCGCCAAACACCCTTTCTTAGAAATTGCCAATATTACCGGCATAAAAGAAGATGAAGCAATAGACAGAATATTACGCATGAAAAGCGGTAAAATTATCAGACAGATAAGCGCAATATTCGATTCGCACAATATCGGCTATAAAAGCACTCTTGCGGCCTTTAAGGTAGCGGATAAATCGGCGGATTCGGCTGCAGAAATAATAAATTCGCATAGCGGAGTGAGTCATAATTATCTAAGAAACCACAAATATAATATATGGTTTACGATAACTCTTCCTTCCGAATACTCGCTTGAACAAGAAATAAAAAAGCTCTCGGAAAAATCGGGAGCGGAAGACTATCTTATTCTCCCTACCCTGAAACTTTATAAAATCGGCGTTAATTTTGATATGACCGGCGCAGACGATGCTTCTTCTTTTAGGTTCTTTTCCCATGAAGATTTTAAAAAAGATTCGGAAATAAAAATTTCCGAATTTGAAAAAGCTTGCATAAGAGAACTTCAAAAAGATATAGAAATTACCCATGAGCCTTTTAAGAATATGTCTGATGTTTTAGGTATTTCTCAGGAAAAATTGCTTGAAACCGTAAAAAATTTTATAAGCGAAAGAAAAATGAGAAGATTTGCCTGCGTTTTATATCATCAAAAAGCGGGATTCAGCTACAATCTTATGGGGATATGGAAAACAAACAATGAAGAAGCCGATAAAAACGGCAAAATTATGTCTTCCGTTAAAGAAGTTTCGCACTGTTATCTTAGGCCGGTTTATCCCGGAAGATGGGAATATAATATATTTACTATGATACATGCAAAATCAAAAGAAGAAGCATGGAATATTATGGATAAAATTTCTTCATTAACAGGGCTTATGGATTTCGGCGCTCTCGAAAGCACAAAAGAATTTAAAAAGGTGAGGGTGAAGTATTATGTTTAA
- the glpK gene encoding glycerol kinase, translated as MKKAVIALDLGTTGNRAIAFDKNGGLIHSSYREFPQIHPKPAWVEQDPYDILNTAVKVLNETLEHCGSYEIVSLGITNQRETSVLWNKNTGKPVYNAIAWQCRRTAGTCKDLSEYRNLIKEKTGLFLDPYFSATKIKWVLDNVGGAKNIAEKGELLFGTVDSWVLWNLTGGSVHATDASNASRTLLYNINTLKYDEELLKIFEVKESMLPLVCDSNYDFGNTEKKITGKSIPVVGILGDQQASLFAHSGFEKGIIKNTYGTGLFAMIETGNRIYASDKLVATVAWKLDGEAHYALEGSIFTGGEIIRFIKDNLGIISSAAESSDAAKSVISNEGVYFVPALSGLGAPYWDPDARGLIIGLTGAANKNHIIRAALESLAYQTKDVVIEFENTLKSGFDLSKYKLRVDGKASENDFLMQFQSDILNMVVEKAGFTEMTAFGIAGLSAVSTGFWTDAMFRRFKKTEKIYNPQIGYNAGNALYAKWREAVLKSLKWV; from the coding sequence ATGAAAAAGGCGGTTATAGCGCTCGATTTGGGCACTACCGGCAACAGGGCGATAGCTTTCGATAAAAACGGCGGACTCATACATTCTTCCTATCGCGAATTTCCGCAAATACATCCTAAGCCGGCGTGGGTCGAACAAGATCCGTACGATATATTAAATACGGCGGTTAAAGTTTTAAACGAAACGCTTGAACATTGCGGCTCTTACGAAATAGTTTCCTTAGGCATTACAAACCAGAGGGAAACCTCGGTGCTTTGGAATAAAAATACCGGAAAACCAGTGTATAACGCTATAGCGTGGCAGTGCAGAAGGACCGCCGGAACCTGCAAAGATTTATCCGAATACCGCAATCTTATAAAAGAAAAAACAGGCTTATTCTTAGACCCGTATTTTTCGGCTACCAAGATTAAATGGGTGTTAGATAATGTCGGCGGGGCGAAAAATATTGCGGAAAAAGGAGAATTGCTTTTTGGAACGGTGGACAGCTGGGTCCTTTGGAATCTGACCGGCGGTTCCGTTCACGCCACGGATGCTTCAAACGCTTCCAGAACGCTTTTGTATAATATAAATACCTTAAAATACGACGAAGAACTTCTTAAAATATTCGAAGTCAAAGAATCAATGCTCCCCTTGGTATGCGACAGCAATTATGATTTCGGCAACACCGAAAAAAAAATTACAGGAAAATCCATACCGGTAGTCGGAATTCTCGGCGACCAGCAGGCATCCCTTTTCGCGCATTCAGGTTTTGAAAAAGGAATAATAAAAAATACTTACGGAACCGGACTTTTTGCAATGATCGAAACCGGAAACAGAATTTACGCCTCCGATAAATTAGTCGCCACCGTCGCGTGGAAATTAGACGGAGAAGCTCATTACGCCCTTGAAGGCAGTATTTTTACCGGCGGCGAAATTATCCGGTTTATTAAAGACAATTTAGGTATAATAAGTTCGGCGGCGGAATCTTCCGATGCGGCAAAAAGCGTTATTTCCAACGAAGGAGTATATTTCGTTCCCGCTTTATCCGGCCTCGGCGCTCCGTATTGGGACCCGGACGCAAGGGGGCTTATTATAGGATTAACCGGAGCGGCTAATAAAAACCATATAATCAGAGCAGCTTTAGAATCTTTAGCATACCAGACCAAAGACGTCGTTATAGAATTCGAAAATACTTTAAAAAGCGGATTCGATTTATCGAAATATAAATTAAGAGTTGACGGCAAGGCAAGCGAGAACGATTTTTTAATGCAGTTTCAATCCGATATTTTAAATATGGTCGTCGAAAAAGCAGGTTTTACCGAAATGACGGCTTTCGGAATAGCCGGACTCAGCGCCGTAAGCACTGGTTTTTGGACTGACGCGATGTTCCGGAGATTCAAAAAAACCGAAAAAATATATAACCCGCAAATCGGCTATAATGCCGGAAACGCTTTGTACGCAAAATGGCGCGAAGCCGTTTTAAAATCTTTAAAGTGGGTATAA
- a CDS encoding chemotaxis signal transduction protein CheV produces MANRINPGHDILEVGQNRMELVDFRLFRIDEEGEEREGIYGINVAKVIEIIKMPEDISEAPNTSEFVEGMFNLRGNVVPLVNLPKWMGIVEPEELNRKNYKVIITEFNRIKVGFIVHETTKIRRVSWDDISAPELSSVSSVDSKVTGIIKVENDELLLLLDFESIVDELGFYNRENMEIETEKNEFGGNKTILIVDDSSSARKIINNALTKEGFKTVLAENGKAALDEVYEDKYNFSAIICDVEMPVMDGYTFTKTLKSDDKYKNIPIIMHSSLSGTENSEKGERAGADFYVVKFDPVEFISTIKKVL; encoded by the coding sequence ATGGCAAATAGGATAAATCCCGGCCACGATATTTTAGAAGTAGGTCAAAACAGAATGGAATTGGTCGATTTCAGGCTGTTTCGCATAGACGAGGAAGGCGAGGAAAGAGAAGGCATTTACGGGATAAACGTTGCAAAGGTTATAGAAATTATTAAAATGCCGGAAGATATATCCGAAGCCCCTAATACTTCGGAGTTTGTAGAGGGCATGTTTAATTTAAGGGGCAACGTCGTTCCTTTGGTCAATCTCCCCAAATGGATGGGCATTGTCGAACCGGAAGAATTAAACAGAAAGAATTATAAGGTTATAATAACTGAATTTAATAGGATAAAAGTAGGATTTATAGTACATGAAACCACAAAAATAAGGCGTGTTTCATGGGACGATATCAGCGCTCCGGAACTGTCGTCTGTAAGTTCGGTAGATTCTAAAGTAACGGGAATTATCAAGGTCGAAAACGACGAACTTCTTCTTTTGCTGGACTTTGAATCGATAGTCGACGAACTCGGTTTTTACAACAGGGAAAATATGGAAATAGAAACTGAAAAAAATGAATTCGGCGGCAATAAAACTATACTTATAGTCGACGACTCGTCTTCGGCGAGAAAAATAATAAATAATGCATTAACTAAGGAAGGATTCAAAACAGTGCTTGCAGAAAACGGAAAAGCAGCTCTTGATGAGGTTTATGAAGATAAGTATAATTTTAGCGCAATTATTTGCGACGTCGAGATGCCCGTTATGGACGGCTATACATTCACTAAGACCTTAAAGTCCGACGATAAGTATAAAAATATTCCGATTATAATGCACTCTTCCTTGAGCGGGACCGAAAATTCTGAAAAAGGAGAGCGTGCCGGCGCAGATTTTTATGTGGTAAAATTCGACCCGGTAGAATTTATAAGCACTATAAAAAAGGTGCTTTGA
- a CDS encoding peptidoglycan-binding protein, giving the protein MAVKKAVKTVSSATVKAVQQALAKDGFFKGKVDGMIGPVTTNAVKAFQKKNGLKADGIIGPMTLKKLGVK; this is encoded by the coding sequence ATGGCCGTAAAAAAAGCCGTTAAAACAGTATCTTCCGCTACAGTAAAGGCTGTTCAGCAGGCTCTTGCTAAAGACGGATTTTTTAAAGGCAAGGTTGACGGAATGATCGGACCGGTTACTACGAATGCCGTTAAAGCTTTTCAGAAAAAAAACGGACTTAAGGCAGACGGTATAATAGGTCCAATGACGCTTAAAAAATTAGGCGTAAAGTAA